tttttttgtaaagaaaaaaataaatatgtatagatatagatatatcaatttttcttatttaagtgCAAGTTAGCGTACCATACAAATTGTTATATATGTGCCCTTTCTCACTTCATAACGTGTTTTGGATGTCATTCCATAATAGCATACAGAggtcttccttatttctttttacacTTGTACAGTATTTAATTGTTTGGTTGCTCAATCCTTTTCTTAAACAGTCCCCTATTACTGGACATTCAGATTGTTTCCAGTTGTTTGCAATGACAAAACCAGTGCTGTAAGAAATAATTATGtggatacatatttttatatatatattttttttaatttgtaaagaacagaaatatatttcttacagttctggaggatgggaagtctaagatcaaggagCTGGCACTTGTTGACTAGGGCTtaattgctgtgttctcacatacAGAAGGCACACTAGCAGGATGCTCCCTGAAGCCTCTTTTATTAAGGGCCTTCATCCCAGTCCTGAGAGAATCCCTCATGGCCTAGTGATCTCTTAAAGGGCCCACCTCTTGATGCTGTCACATTGGCAATACTTGAATTtgaggggacacattcaagccatagcaaACTGAACATTTCTCCCATGCCAGATAGCACCCTGTTCTTTGTCAGTAGGTATTGGTAGAGGGGCACTGCAGAATAAAGGGGCTTCTCTTGCTTCTAAGATGATACtgtgacagttaattttatgtgtcaacttgactgggccacagggtgcctAGCTACTgggtcatacttttttttttttaagagatttaaCTTCTGCTCTGATTTTCCAATGATAAGGTCAAACATTATGctaggtgtttctgtgagggtgtttttacATGAGATTGACATTTAAATCAGTGAACTTTGAGTAATGCAGACTGCCCTCCTCAATGTTAGTAGGCTTGATCCAGTCAGGTGAAGGTCTGAAGAGAAGAAACGACTGTCCTCTTCCAAGAACAAGAGAATCCTCCAACAGATACCTTTGGATTGGACCTGCAccatcagctttcctgggtctcaagCCTCCTGCCTCACACTCCAGCTTCTGGACTTGCTAGACTTAATCACACAAGCCAATCCTTTTAAGGGAGTTTGTCTGGAGAATCTTGACAAACACAAACATCTACTGAGAGTTCCTGTCCAAGTTTTGCTCACACCCTAGCAAGAGGCTTCTGGCTTACCAGTAGAAGGTGTGAGGTTCTTTTCTTGTAAGACTGATCCACCAGCTGTACACCAGCTCTGGCCCAAGGTGAAACAGGGAATTTCTCCATCACTGAGTAGGCTATAGCCACTCTCTCTCCATCAGGCCTGACTTCACTATGTGTAACGGGAGCCCCTTTCGAGGTTATTCTTTACTTGGGTACTCTCAGTCCTAGAACATCGTAGCTCTCTTTCATCCCTCTTAAAAGCTAATACCATTATCAGTTAAcagttttttatattaaaattatcccTGTTCAAGTTAATGGTatggtttctgtctcctgactAGATATCAGGATCCAGTATTTACTGTCATATTTCTACTACTTTATGTTTaaagtttttcataatatttaaacTGAATTTTTGATCATTCATTAAATACTTACACAGAACAGGACAAAGCATGATTTTCCTTTGTCTACTTATTGTAAGGAAGTGTCCAAGATTTACCACTACATCTTGATTACTGGTGGTCACCAACTTATGATGGTTTtaggattttttgactttatgatgggtTTACAGGGATGCAGCCCCATTTCAAGCTGAGGAGCTCCTTAGGACTTACAAATTATGCCTCTTTCATACCACGGTAAAATTGGAAAATTGTTACATCAGGCTGTCATTAAGTAGGAGGCTGCTGTGTTGCTAACGttatatgcatttttaacttatgatgggtttactGGGAATTAACGACAATGTAAATCGAGGACCATCTGTATATTGTATGATTTTTGCTAATGCATTGAGAGAGATCTGTGTAAATTATCTATGACTTCAAAATATGCATATTACCTCCAACTGTATTAAATCATGTTTTTTAAGAGAATAAGGGTATTTTCACCCTATGTGGATGTGCTGTAGAATTTTTCTAAGCTACAAAAGTCTATAAATAACAAATCAACTTAAACTTTTTGGGAAATAATTTCTACTAAAGATTCATAATCGGCGTATTCCTTCAATGACTGTACAAGTTCATCCAGTAGATCATCTCCTTGCATAAAAGTTTCAAGATCATGCAGTGTCTTGCTTATTCTGTGATCTGTGACCCGGTTCTGTGGAAAATTATATGTTCTTATTTTCTCTGATCTTCCTTTACTTCCAATCTGAATTTTTCTAGCAttctgtcttttatttgtttatttttctagatgCATGCTGTACAGTTTGGCACGTAACTTTGTCATAGCCAGCTCTCTATTTTTCAGTTGAGATCTCTCTTGTTGACATTTAGAAACAACACTTGTTGGAAGATGAACTATCCGGACAGCACTGTCTGTGGTATTTACATGCTGCCCCCCAGCTCCACTGGCTCGCTTAGTGTCAATTCTCAAATCTTTCGGATTAATCACGAGATTAATCTCAGTAGGCTGGGGTAATATCGCTACAGTCATGGTGCTAGTATGGATGCGGCCTTGCTTTTGTGTCTTTGGCACTCTTTGTACTCTGTGCACACCTCCTTCAAATTTCATGTGCCTATAGGCTTCTGAACCCCCAATACTGGCAGATGCATGTCTAAGGCCACCTATTTCACTTGGAAAATACTCCAGGGTTTCGAAATGCCGTCTTTTAAATGCAGCATATTGTTGATACATATCAAATATCTCTGAAGTAAACAACATTGCCTCCTGACCTCCAACTCCTGCAGTtcattttcatctgtttcttctgAGGGAACCAAAAGTAAGATAATCTGATGCTTCAGCTGAGTTATttctttttgacacagagttATTTCATTCTCTGCAAGTTTCCTTAAATCTTCATTCTCATCGTGCAGCAAGGGCTCGGTCTCCCGCAGCTCCTGCTCCTTCTCGTTCAGCAGTTTGATCACTGCCGCCAACTCCGGCCTCCTGACCTTCAAATGGGCTTCAGACCCCGCCTGGCGCTGGAGGAAGGTCCGCAAGGGCCCGCCCTGGGCGAACAGCTCCTGCAGCGGCGGGCTACTGGAGCTCAGGGGCCGGCGGGCTGGGCCAATGGCCCCGCGGGGCCAGAGCCACCGGGCAGCGCCCCACAGAAGCCGGGACCgcccatatttttatatttttttgctaGATGACTTTGAGATGGATTCTTAGAAGTGGACTCTGagtcaaaagtaaataaatgtgtttggccattgtgatggttaatattgagtgtcaacttgattgggctgaaggatgcaaagtattgtttccgGGTGTTGCCAGGATAAATTAACATTTGCATCAGTGGGCTGGGAGATCAAGACTCACTCTTAGGAAGACACACccacaatgtgggtgggcaccattcaATTgcctgccagtgtggctagaaaaATCAGGAGAAGAAGGTGGAAGaagctgacttgctgagtctcccagccttcatctttcttttgtGTTGGATGCTTCCCACCCTTAAACATGAGAGTCCAAGTTAGTTGGCTTTTGGACTCGTGAACTTATACTAGCGTCTTGCCAGGGGCTCTCGGACCTTCAGACATAGACTGAAGGCTGCAATGTTAGCTTCCCAACTTTTGAGATTTTTGGGACTTGGACTTggccactactggcttccttgctgctCAACTTGCAgatagcctattgtgggacttcaccttgttaCTGTATGAGTCAtgtctcctaataaactccctttcatatatacatatatcctattagttctatccctctagaCAACCCTATCACAGCCGTCCCACAAAAATGTGATGGACCCTCACCCAAAATTTGGTTTGGATATCAAGGCTGATGGTGCCACATATGCACCAAGATGGTATAAAAAGTTCTATTAATCACACAATGAGTTTTTCTGACAAGAACAGGGCAACGTCTCAAACATAAATAAGGATGGCTTGAGAAACTGGAGGAAGGAGACTAGTTTGTTTTTTATGGTAGCTGGCAGTGGGGTTAGGGTAAGAATTATTGCGTAGGGGCTAGCACTTGTGTGTTTTGAACTTCCTACTGATATCAAAGGTAAGAGCACACAGGCTTCCTCATCAGCTTGCCCAGATGTGTGTGGAAGGGCAAGTGGGAGTGGTGAGGCTTAAAAGTTGTCTGCTGTCCATTACAAAAAATTGAGTCAGACTCTTTTTGTTACATCTTGACAAATTTTactccaaagtggttgtaccctTTTGTAGTTCGGATTGCCTATTTTTTCCATAGCTttgccaaacaaacaaacaaacaaacaaaactctgtgGTCAGGCTTTTGAATTGTTAACAATCTGGTAAGTGAGAAATGGAATGACCAtgtaattttaatgttaatgtatTCTGTGAggttgtatacatttttatatgtttaagcTGTGGCTAATATGCTCTTATCTTATGCCTATTTTCTATAAGGCTattgctgttttcttctcttgttttacAAGCTCTTTGTATATTACTGACActatttttctgttatataacttacataattttttctttttttttttgctgatggTGTTTTCTTTCTgacaaaagattttttaattaaatgttatcAAATGTATTACTATTTTCTCTTACAGAATCTGAATTTTGGTCTCTATTAAGATAATAACTCTTCTAAATTTGCATCTGagattattatacatttttctgtACTTTATTCATCCATTAAGAATTCTATATTGTCTCTATTAATCTCCTCCTAGTCATATCTATGTCTTTTAAcactgtttaaataaaataacacataaaacTAAAAGTGGAATTGTCCAGTCTTCATAATAAAATCCATCAATTACTTTGGTAAAATGGGTCTAGAAATCAGATAGAGCTCAGCAAAACTGATTAATCATGCCCATGTGACTCATTTTATGTTAAACCTAATGGTTTATTTAACTGACAGCTAGTGTCTCCTTTTAGGATGATTTGAACAGTAATTTAGTGTAATTTGAGTTGATAAAGTACTGATGATATAACACAAAGATCTGTGTTCATCAATTGGTAGCTATATTTAAGGAAAGATGATTTTCTGGCATTCCCAAATTCTGTACTTTCGAGGTATTCTGTTGCCTAAAGTGAATGTGGTATAAAGAAGCTGTCATTAAATCCTAATGGTTCAAGGAAACCCAATCTTATATAACTTGCCAAGGAATACACAGCCAAATAGTATTCAATCTCTGAGGGAAAACAGCTGTGTTTTGACGTTTTGCATatacttttaaagtaaaacaaaaaatatttgcttaaacTGTCCTTTTAGATGCTCAGAGTACTTATtgtttcaaaagttttttttttctaaaacacgATGCAGTATGTTCTTTTGCTTTAAAGCAGGTATGCAGTAATTTTGACATGGTATTATAAAAATCTACTTTTGAGTCACCTAGCTTCAGAAATCACCTAAACAGTTTACATCTGAAAAGCACATTTACACAACTGAACTGTTACATTACAATAAACCTCTTCTACTAGCATTCTCCTttaagagcaagaaaaaaaaggaagtttggCAACATGATTTAACAGCTGCATATAGTATTTATGCTAAAGAAATCACATAGCAGATTTTCAATTACCCGCAGAAGGAGGTCCAAGGAGAGCACACAATTAAGCTACACAGATAATCATCTCAACCATGAGTTTCAACCATCTGAGCTGTTAGTAATTGGCCAATTTTTATTTCACTACTACCCTGGCTGTTCTCCCCAGGAACATTACAAGAGATATTCAATAATGAGGAACAACTGTGAATTATTAATAACTTGAAATATTCCATATACTGAATGAATATTGCATATGAATTGTTCTTAAATGAGAAACATGATATATCAATGAACAACAAGAGATAGAAATTGTTGATAGGACAAAGTTAATATAAACACTTTGAAGGATAGAAAGGAGCTTATGTGGGACGGAGCAGCATACTCAAGGGACAAATAGCTAAACATTCCCATAGTTTCTTCCACAATAAAATAATGCAATCTTTTCATGAACACACTGTATTTTCTATGTTTCTATACCCTGAAAGCATTATATGAAGTGGTCATTGACATATGAAGACTCAGAAATAATCATGACTATTATAATTTATAGCAAATGTTGAatggacagtttttaaaaattttgtagtgTTTCTGTGATCCATAATACATGGCTATCTTGAAAGTTAGCGATTACTTCT
This portion of the Macaca thibetana thibetana isolate TM-01 chromosome X, ASM2454274v1, whole genome shotgun sequence genome encodes:
- the LOC126945949 gene encoding LOW QUALITY PROTEIN: peptide chain release factor 1-like, mitochondrial (The sequence of the model RefSeq protein was modified relative to this genomic sequence to represent the inferred CDS: substituted 1 base at 1 genomic stop codon); the protein is MLFTSEIFDMYQQYAAFKRRHFETLEYFPSEIGGLRHASASIGGSEAYRHMKFEGGVHRVQRVPKTQKQGRIHTSTMTVAILPQPTEINLVINPKDLRIDTKRASGAGGQHVNTTDSAVRIVHLPTSVVSKCQQERSQLKNRELAMTKLRAKLYSMHLEKXTNKRQNARKIQIGSKGRSEKIRTYNFPQNRVTDHRISKTLHDLETFMQGDDLLDELVQSLKEYADYESLVEIISQKV